The proteins below come from a single Streptomyces sp. M92 genomic window:
- the wblA gene encoding transcriptional regulator WblA, translated as MGWVTDWSAQAACRTTDPDELFVQGAAQNRAKAVCTGCPVRTECLADALDNRVEFGVWGGMTERERRALLRRRPTVTSWRRLLETARTEYERGAGIVPLDDEEVYENYAAVG; from the coding sequence ATGGGCTGGGTAACCGACTGGAGTGCGCAGGCCGCCTGCCGCACTACCGATCCGGACGAACTGTTCGTTCAAGGAGCAGCGCAGAACAGGGCCAAGGCGGTGTGCACCGGATGTCCGGTGCGGACCGAGTGCCTGGCCGACGCGCTGGACAACCGCGTCGAGTTCGGCGTGTGGGGAGGCATGACGGAACGGGAACGCCGCGCACTGCTGCGCCGGCGGCCCACCGTGACCTCCTGGCGCCGACTCCTGGAGACGGCGCGGACGGAGTACGAACGAGGGGCAGGCATCGTGCCCCTCGACGACGAAGAGGTCTACGAGAACTACGCGGCCGTGGGCTGA
- a CDS encoding ArsA family ATPase: MSPDPAGRHQESARHQESARHQESARHLSPARVLDIDPLLEDPQTRIVVCCGSGGVGKTTTAAALGLRAAERGRKVVVLTIDPARRLAQSMGIDSLDNTPRRVKGVDDAAGGELHAMMLDMKRTFDEIVEAHADPGRAAAILGNPFYQSLSAGFAGTQEYMAMEKLGQLRARDDWDLIVVDTPPSRSALDFLDAPKRLGSFLDGKLIRVLLAPAKVGGRAGMKFLNVGMSMMTGVLGKVLGGQFLKDVQTFVAAMDSMFGGFRTRADATYKLLQAPGTAFLVVAAPERDALREAAYFVERLAAEDMPLAGLVLNRVHGSGAERLSAERALAAAENLEDPRIVDQEDGKAGVRNSPDPQDSSDTPEPAAKAPEAPRAADPVEDTPERSVDRLTADLLRLHAERMHLLAREQRTRDRFTARHPEVAVTEVAALPGDVHDLAGLRDIGARLATGRPELPEPGA, translated from the coding sequence GCCCGCCACCAGGAGAGCGCCCGCCACCAGGAGAGCGCCCGGCACCTGTCCCCCGCGCGGGTGCTCGACATCGACCCGCTGCTGGAGGACCCGCAGACCCGCATCGTGGTGTGCTGCGGCTCGGGCGGAGTCGGCAAGACGACCACCGCGGCGGCCCTGGGCCTGCGCGCGGCCGAACGCGGCCGCAAGGTGGTCGTCCTCACCATCGACCCGGCCCGGCGGCTCGCCCAGTCGATGGGCATCGACTCGCTGGACAACACCCCGCGCCGGGTGAAGGGCGTCGACGACGCGGCGGGCGGCGAGCTGCACGCCATGATGCTCGACATGAAGCGGACCTTCGACGAGATCGTCGAGGCGCACGCGGACCCCGGCCGGGCGGCGGCGATCCTCGGCAATCCCTTCTACCAGTCGCTCTCGGCGGGCTTCGCGGGCACGCAGGAGTACATGGCGATGGAGAAGCTGGGGCAGCTGCGGGCCCGGGACGACTGGGACCTCATCGTGGTGGACACCCCGCCGTCCCGCTCGGCACTGGACTTCCTCGACGCCCCCAAGCGCCTCGGTTCCTTCCTGGACGGCAAGCTGATCCGCGTCCTGCTGGCCCCGGCGAAGGTCGGCGGCCGGGCCGGCATGAAGTTCCTGAACGTCGGGATGTCGATGATGACCGGCGTCCTGGGGAAGGTGCTGGGCGGCCAGTTCCTGAAGGACGTGCAGACCTTCGTGGCCGCGATGGACTCGATGTTCGGCGGCTTCCGCACCCGCGCGGACGCGACGTACAAGCTGCTCCAGGCGCCCGGGACGGCGTTCCTCGTGGTCGCCGCCCCGGAGCGGGACGCACTGCGCGAGGCCGCGTACTTCGTGGAGCGGCTGGCCGCGGAGGACATGCCGCTCGCGGGTCTGGTGCTCAACCGCGTCCACGGCAGCGGCGCCGAACGGCTGTCGGCCGAGCGGGCGCTCGCCGCCGCGGAAAATCTTGAGGATCCCCGCATTGTGGATCAGGAGGACGGGAAAGCTGGAGTTCGTAACTCCCCCGATCCGCAAGACAGTTCAGACACTCCCGAGCCCGCCGCGAAGGCGCCCGAGGCTCCCCGAGCCGCCGACCCTGTGGAGGACACACCGGAGCGGTCCGTCGACCGGCTCACCGCGGACCTGCTGCGGCTGCACGCGGAGCGCATGCACCTGCTCGCCCGCGAGCAGCGCACACGCGACCGCTTCACCGCGCGTCACCCCGAGGTGGCGGTCACCGAAGTGGCCGCACTCCCCGGCGACGTGCACGACCTCGCCGGGCTGCGGGACATCGGGGCCCGTCTCGCGACGGGCCGGCCGGAGCTGCCCGAGCCGGGCGCCTGA